A stretch of DNA from Candidatus Poribacteria bacterium:
CATAGTTCTTCTTCCCGTCCGATAGCAAGCCAGCCTCCTCGACCAATTCGTCAGCGGCTCGCCGGTCATGGCTGATGTCGATGCCTTCGGTATCGACGACCAGAACGGGGGTGGCAGAGTACTGGAAGAGGAACGTGTGGTAGCCCTGAACGACCTTCTCCAGGTACGTCTCGCTGATCCAAGACTCAGACGCGAAGCGCCGGCTGCGAATCCGCAGGGCAAGCTGACGCGCGTTCGCGTGCAGGAACACGACAAGGTCGGGTCGGAGGGCGTCTACCGCCACATAGCCATGGACGCGCTCATACAGCGCGAGCTCTTCGTCGTCCAGGTTCAGGTAGGCGTAGATGCGATCTTTCGCCTGCAGATAG
This window harbors:
- a CDS encoding deoxynucleoside kinase, with product MDPEGPDTTNLSEAALAGLRKRRHIAVDGPPGVGKTHFARRLAEVVGGKLVLDPASRSPYLDRLGTDPDRYAFPAQCRFLIDRCEQQRDLLSQDIVSTTVVSNYLQAKDRIYAYLNLDDEELALYERVHGYVAVDALRPDLVVFLHANARQLALRIRSRRFASESWISETYLEKVVQGYHTFLFQYSATPVLVVDTEGIDISHDRRAADELVEEAGLLSDGKKNYVLRRR